From a single Bacillus pumilus genomic region:
- the ispD gene encoding 2-C-methyl-D-erythritol 4-phosphate cytidylyltransferase codes for MYYEVVIPAAGQGKRMKAGRNKLFIELKRMPVIIHTLKVFDAHSPCKRMILAINEEERQDFERLLKVHAFQTPVSLVTGGEERQQSVYEGLKAVKDADIVLVHDGARPFIKHTHIDLLVKAAIEKGSAVVAVPVKDTIKRVQEGKVEQTIERQSLWAVQTPQAFRHSILKEAHEYAEKAGFLGTDDASLVEQLHSENVYIVQGDYTNIKLTTPDDLLVAKAIMDAERGY; via the coding sequence ATGTATTATGAAGTAGTTATTCCGGCTGCGGGGCAGGGGAAACGAATGAAGGCCGGCCGCAATAAGCTTTTTATTGAGCTGAAAAGAATGCCGGTTATCATTCATACACTAAAGGTATTTGACGCTCATTCACCATGCAAACGGATGATCCTAGCGATCAATGAAGAGGAGCGTCAAGACTTTGAAAGGCTACTCAAGGTACACGCTTTTCAAACGCCTGTTTCACTTGTCACCGGCGGTGAAGAACGTCAGCAAAGTGTATATGAGGGATTGAAGGCTGTGAAAGATGCGGACATCGTGCTTGTTCATGATGGGGCAAGGCCTTTTATTAAGCATACACATATTGACTTGCTCGTTAAAGCAGCGATTGAAAAAGGCTCCGCAGTTGTAGCGGTACCAGTGAAAGACACAATCAAACGCGTTCAAGAAGGCAAAGTGGAACAAACCATTGAACGTCAGAGCTTGTGGGCAGTCCAGACCCCACAAGCTTTTCGTCATTCTATTTTAAAAGAGGCGCATGAATATGCGGAAAAAGCAGGCTTCCTTGGAACAGATGACGCCAGCCTTGTGGAACAATTACACAGTGAGAACGTGTATATTGTCCAAGGAGACTACACCAATATTAAACTGACGACACCGGATGATTTATTGGTTGCCAAGGCAATTATGGATGCGGAAAGAGGGTACTAG
- the ispF gene encoding 2-C-methyl-D-erythritol 2,4-cyclodiphosphate synthase, with translation MLRIGQGFDVHQLTEDRPLIIGGVTIPYEKGLLGHSDADVLLHTVADACLGAIAEGDIGRHFPDTDPEFKDADSFKLLQHVWALVKEKGYTLVNIDCTIMAQKPKMAPYIQPMCEKIAEALEADVTQVNVKATTTEKLGFTGRGEGIASQATVLLQKK, from the coding sequence ATGTTGAGAATAGGACAAGGCTTTGATGTACATCAATTAACAGAGGACAGACCTTTGATTATCGGCGGTGTCACCATCCCTTATGAAAAGGGACTGCTTGGGCATTCAGACGCTGACGTATTGCTTCACACAGTGGCAGATGCCTGTTTAGGTGCGATTGCTGAAGGAGATATCGGAAGACATTTCCCAGATACGGATCCTGAGTTTAAAGATGCGGATTCTTTTAAATTACTGCAGCATGTGTGGGCACTAGTGAAGGAAAAAGGATACACACTTGTGAATATTGATTGCACCATTATGGCGCAAAAGCCGAAAATGGCTCCTTACATTCAACCAATGTGTGAGAAGATCGCGGAAGCACTTGAAGCGGATGTCACTCAGGTGAATGTTAAAGCAACAACGACAGAGAAACTCGGATTTACAGGAAGAGGCGAAGGAATTGCCTCTCAGGCAACAGTGCTTCTTCAGAAAAAGTAA